One Legionella hackeliae DNA segment encodes these proteins:
- a CDS encoding c-type cytochrome, translated as MYFISRLIVILLACLFFVPTQAATHHPQDFLKSIHSKPDEGEQIVDHFCANCHAVKPMIAIGAPRIGQQQDWKIRFNQGAKRLFQHTEEGFNAMPPRGGCFECSDEQLFLAIVAMLPSDLKKGFISELKVYKKNK; from the coding sequence ATGTATTTTATTTCTAGATTGATTGTTATTTTATTGGCGTGTCTTTTTTTCGTGCCTACACAGGCGGCAACTCATCACCCTCAAGACTTTCTGAAATCAATTCATAGTAAGCCCGATGAAGGGGAGCAGATAGTGGACCATTTTTGTGCGAATTGTCATGCTGTAAAGCCGATGATAGCCATTGGTGCACCGCGAATTGGTCAACAACAGGATTGGAAGATTCGATTTAACCAAGGAGCAAAGCGCTTATTTCAACACACAGAAGAGGGATTCAATGCAATGCCTCCTCGTGGAGGGTGCTTTGAATGTTCCGATGAACAACTTTTTTTAGCAATTGTCGCTATGCTTCCTTCTGATCTAAAAAAAGGGTTTATTTCCGAACTCAAAGTATATAAAAAAAACAAATAG
- a CDS encoding L,D-transpeptidase → MKKQLLIGPLCVLTVGCASVGRDSVVDDAGYTHYTMSMASDHKGSSYFPEKRPATGRKVFIFDPKATAWAAYDAQGNRIKTGSASGGKDFCEDTGRGCRTVTGTFRVYSKKGPECTSSIYPIETGGGAKMPYCMHFNGGYSIHAAYEVPNWNASHGCIRVLPGAAKWLSQDFIDIGTTVIVKPY, encoded by the coding sequence ATGAAAAAACAACTTCTCATTGGACCACTGTGTGTGTTGACGGTCGGTTGTGCGTCTGTAGGCAGGGATTCGGTCGTAGATGATGCAGGCTATACCCACTATACTATGAGTATGGCGTCAGATCATAAAGGTAGTAGTTACTTCCCTGAGAAAAGACCTGCAACGGGTAGAAAAGTCTTTATTTTTGACCCGAAAGCAACTGCTTGGGCAGCGTATGATGCTCAAGGTAACCGTATTAAAACCGGTAGTGCTTCAGGTGGTAAGGATTTCTGCGAAGACACGGGTAGGGGCTGTCGTACAGTGACCGGTACTTTCCGTGTTTATTCGAAAAAAGGTCCGGAATGTACTTCCAGTATTTATCCTATTGAAACTGGGGGTGGTGCTAAAATGCCTTACTGTATGCATTTTAATGGAGGTTACTCCATTCATGCGGCCTACGAAGTGCCCAACTGGAACGCAAGTCATGGATGTATCCGTGTTCTACCCGGTGCGGCTAAATGGTTAAGCCAAGACTTTATTGATATTGGTACAACTGTTATTGTAAAACCATACTAG
- the gatA gene encoding Asp-tRNA(Asn)/Glu-tRNA(Gln) amidotransferase subunit GatA: MHHCSIKELAYGLRQGEFSSVELTQHFLHRIEQHSNLNAFIHVNENSALNFAAQADKLLREGHAKPLTGIPMAHKDLFCTLELPTTCGSKMLANYQSPYQATIVKRLAEEGVVVVGKTNMDEFAMGSANENSYFGPVQNPWDLSRVPGGSSGGSAAAIAASLIPFATGSDTGGSIRQPAAFCGISGIKPTYGLISRFGMVAFASSLDQAGPLAHSAEDLAIILQAMAGFDSRDSTSVNQPLPDYSQSLSKSIRGLKIGLPSCFFQKEVNVDIQQAIKTAVKVFQQEGAEIIELDLSLQPLWVPCYYVIACAEASSNLSRYDGIRFGHRSTKASTLHELIVNSRSEGFGEEVKRRILTGTHVLSSGYFDAYYLQALKIRRLIQLELQNTLNQVDIILGPTTPTCAFKIGEKVDDPIQNYLADVFTVAVNLAGLPALSIPAGFSEGLPIGMQLIGNYFEEAKLLNAAYYFQQCTDWHQARPTYKG; encoded by the coding sequence ATGCATCACTGTTCTATAAAAGAATTGGCATACGGTTTACGTCAAGGCGAATTCTCAAGTGTTGAGCTCACTCAACATTTCTTGCATCGTATCGAACAACATAGCAACCTCAATGCATTTATACATGTTAATGAAAACTCTGCTTTAAATTTTGCAGCCCAAGCTGACAAGTTACTACGCGAAGGTCATGCTAAACCGCTGACTGGCATACCCATGGCCCATAAAGATCTTTTTTGTACTCTCGAATTACCGACCACCTGCGGCTCAAAAATGCTGGCTAATTATCAGTCGCCCTATCAAGCGACCATCGTTAAACGCTTGGCAGAAGAAGGTGTTGTTGTTGTGGGTAAAACAAATATGGATGAATTTGCCATGGGTTCTGCCAATGAAAATAGTTATTTTGGCCCCGTGCAAAATCCTTGGGATCTCAGTCGAGTTCCTGGCGGCTCCTCCGGAGGATCTGCTGCTGCCATAGCTGCGAGTCTGATTCCCTTTGCCACAGGTTCTGATACTGGAGGTTCTATTAGACAACCCGCAGCTTTTTGCGGTATTTCGGGTATTAAACCCACTTATGGCCTGATATCAAGATTTGGCATGGTGGCTTTCGCCTCCAGCCTTGATCAAGCCGGACCCTTGGCGCATAGCGCGGAAGATCTAGCCATTATTTTACAAGCAATGGCAGGATTTGATAGTAGGGATTCTACTTCTGTTAACCAACCTTTACCTGATTATTCACAAAGCCTTTCTAAGTCTATAAGGGGATTAAAAATTGGTTTACCTTCTTGTTTTTTTCAGAAAGAGGTTAACGTAGATATTCAGCAGGCAATAAAAACTGCCGTAAAAGTCTTTCAGCAAGAAGGCGCTGAAATTATTGAACTTGACCTGTCACTGCAACCTCTGTGGGTACCCTGCTATTACGTAATCGCCTGTGCTGAAGCATCATCAAATCTGTCTCGCTATGATGGCATACGCTTTGGTCATCGAAGTACCAAAGCATCAACCTTACATGAGCTTATTGTTAATTCACGCAGTGAAGGCTTTGGTGAAGAAGTTAAACGTCGAATTTTAACAGGCACCCACGTGCTTTCATCCGGTTATTTTGATGCTTATTACTTACAAGCTTTGAAAATAAGACGATTAATTCAGCTTGAATTGCAAAATACCTTAAACCAAGTTGATATCATTTTAGGACCCACCACACCAACTTGTGCATTTAAAATTGGTGAAAAAGTGGATGATCCTATACAAAATTACCTAGCTGATGTTTTCACCGTTGCGGTTAATCTGGCAGGATTGCCTGCTCTCTCAATTCCCGCAGGATTTAGCGAAGGCTTGCCTATTGGAATGCAGTTAATCGGTAATTATTTTGAGGAAGCCAAGCTTCTTAATGCAGCCTATTATTTTCAGCAATGCACTGACTGGCACCAAGCCAGACCAACCTATAAAGGGTGA
- the clcA gene encoding H(+)/Cl(-) exchange transporter ClcA, which translates to MRNKILTLYFIAIILGILTGIVGSFFQIAIQYGYLLVAYILQNYAHSDVTRTLLSIAISTTLIFIAWGLVRGFAPEASGSGVQEIEGTLLHERPIFWRRLLPVKFIGGVLAITAKLVVGREGPTIQMGGNLGEMLGELLRLPTKRCDALIAAGAAAGLASAFNAPLAGVLFVLEEMRRQFNFSFTNFKTVAICCTMATVTLHFIIGPQPAIPMSVFSLPSLQSLWLFFIFGILIGFVGLIFNKILMATLEATDKLTAKTRVLYILLIGVLVGFLAQNFPETVGGGYEIIERSLTMSPPFMVLTLLILVRFATTMICYSSSVPGGIFAPMLALGTLLGLAVAYILQLVIHDNTIQPGMFAVAGMGALFSAAVRAPITGIILVVEMTQNYSLILPLMVSCLTSTTIVQLAGNKPIYTQLLQRTLKRSALVANQGTSQTS; encoded by the coding sequence ATGCGCAATAAAATTTTAACACTTTATTTCATTGCTATTATTCTTGGTATTCTGACAGGAATAGTGGGTTCTTTTTTTCAGATAGCCATTCAGTATGGGTATTTGCTAGTCGCCTATATCCTGCAGAATTATGCTCATTCTGATGTAACCAGGACCTTATTGTCTATTGCCATTTCAACAACCTTGATTTTTATTGCCTGGGGTTTAGTCAGAGGATTTGCTCCGGAGGCATCAGGTAGTGGAGTGCAGGAAATTGAAGGGACTCTTTTGCATGAGCGTCCTATTTTTTGGAGACGATTACTACCTGTGAAGTTTATTGGTGGTGTCTTGGCCATCACCGCTAAATTAGTGGTAGGGCGTGAAGGTCCTACTATCCAAATGGGAGGTAATCTAGGGGAGATGTTGGGCGAATTACTGCGTCTACCGACCAAACGTTGTGATGCCTTAATTGCTGCTGGTGCTGCTGCGGGTCTCGCTTCAGCGTTTAATGCTCCCCTGGCTGGCGTTCTTTTTGTGTTGGAGGAAATGCGGCGTCAATTTAATTTTTCATTTACGAATTTCAAGACAGTCGCTATTTGTTGCACGATGGCTACTGTTACTTTGCATTTCATTATAGGTCCGCAACCTGCAATCCCTATGTCAGTTTTTTCATTACCGAGTCTACAATCCCTTTGGTTGTTTTTTATTTTTGGGATTTTGATTGGTTTTGTGGGACTTATTTTTAATAAAATTTTAATGGCAACTTTAGAGGCCACAGACAAACTAACTGCTAAAACAAGAGTCCTTTATATATTGCTAATTGGCGTATTGGTAGGGTTTTTAGCGCAAAACTTTCCCGAAACGGTCGGTGGGGGGTATGAGATTATTGAGCGCTCTCTGACTATGTCGCCTCCTTTTATGGTTCTAACGTTGTTAATATTGGTTCGATTTGCTACAACAATGATTTGTTATTCTTCAAGCGTGCCCGGAGGAATTTTTGCACCAATGCTTGCGTTGGGTACCTTATTAGGATTGGCGGTGGCATATATTCTGCAATTGGTGATCCATGATAATACTATTCAGCCAGGAATGTTTGCTGTCGCTGGTATGGGGGCCTTATTTTCTGCGGCAGTCCGAGCACCAATCACGGGTATTATTCTTGTCGTAGAAATGACCCAGAATTATTCTTTAATTTTGCCTCTCATGGTGAGTTGTTTGACCTCGACTACCATCGTGCAATTGGCAGGTAATAAACCAATATATACCCAACTACTACAGCGAACGTTAAAAAGAAGTGCGTTGGTAGCTAATCAGGGAACTAGCCAGACATCATAA
- a CDS encoding anthranilate synthase component I codes for MLEQVKTAGGVYIEYEQHNLAYENAIEPLLERLDTQRGALFASSFEYPGRYTCWDIGFYNPPLAIICKKQTIQLQALNKRGEVLLGIILPALSICEELSITEKSQVSCNIEIKPSQKIFSEEERSRQPSVFTVLRKLLAFFKSDEPYLGFYGAFGYDLIFQFETLEQCKTRMPEQREMVLYLPDEIYVVNHRKEEAFIRRYNFQFQGKSTQALPREGEFKGYKPEFKPSKDCDHAPGEYAKLVEIAKERFACGDLFEVVPSQTFYAHCPEQPSAMFSRMRRINPSPYGFFINLGDDEYLVGASPEMYVRVQGKRVETCPISGTIKRGADAMEDAYNIQLLLDSEKEASELTMCTDVDRNDKSRICEAGSVRVLGRRQIEMYSRLIHTVDHVEGVLREGFDAVDAFLTHMWVVTVTGAPKLWAMNFIEKHEKSPRRWYAGAVGWFGFNGNLNTGLVLRTMRIQQGIAEIRVGATLLFDSEPQAEEQETRLKASAFLDMLKKPEVKVASPAVASFNGHGKKVLLVDHQDSFVHTLANYIRQTGAEVTTVRNEYVLNYLEEGHFDLVLLSPGPGRPDDFKVARTIDAVLKNKLPLFGVCLGLQGIVEYFGGKLDVLSYPMHGKASEIEVKNNSGLFAGLGSSFIAGRYHSLYARLEQMPEELDVTAATKDGIVMAIAHRSLPIQAVQFHPETILSMPNQAGIKIINNLMGMIAANAQ; via the coding sequence ATGCTAGAGCAAGTAAAAACCGCTGGTGGAGTTTATATTGAGTATGAACAACATAATTTAGCTTATGAAAATGCTATTGAACCTCTTCTTGAGCGTCTTGATACCCAAAGAGGGGCGTTGTTTGCATCAAGTTTTGAATATCCAGGCCGTTACACTTGTTGGGATATTGGTTTTTACAATCCTCCTTTAGCAATTATCTGTAAAAAACAAACTATTCAACTTCAGGCTTTAAACAAGCGTGGAGAAGTGCTTCTTGGAATTATTTTGCCAGCATTATCAATTTGTGAAGAGTTATCTATCACTGAAAAATCGCAAGTTTCTTGTAATATCGAAATTAAACCCAGTCAAAAAATATTTAGTGAAGAAGAGCGTAGTCGTCAACCCTCCGTGTTTACTGTGCTGCGAAAATTATTAGCTTTCTTCAAATCAGATGAACCTTATCTTGGGTTTTATGGGGCATTTGGTTACGATTTAATTTTTCAATTTGAAACTCTGGAGCAATGCAAGACGCGCATGCCTGAACAGCGAGAAATGGTGTTATATCTTCCTGATGAGATTTATGTCGTCAACCATCGTAAAGAAGAGGCTTTTATTCGACGGTATAATTTCCAGTTTCAAGGTAAATCCACTCAGGCATTACCAAGAGAAGGTGAATTTAAAGGTTATAAGCCGGAATTTAAACCATCGAAAGATTGTGATCATGCGCCTGGGGAGTATGCAAAACTAGTCGAAATTGCCAAAGAACGCTTTGCTTGTGGCGATCTTTTTGAAGTTGTGCCCAGTCAGACATTTTATGCACATTGTCCTGAACAACCGTCAGCCATGTTTAGTCGTATGCGTCGCATCAATCCCTCGCCGTATGGGTTTTTTATTAATCTAGGAGACGATGAATACTTGGTGGGAGCGTCTCCTGAAATGTATGTTCGCGTACAAGGTAAACGTGTAGAAACATGTCCTATTTCCGGCACCATCAAACGCGGTGCTGATGCGATGGAAGATGCTTATAATATTCAGCTCCTTCTCGATTCAGAAAAAGAAGCATCTGAATTGACTATGTGTACTGATGTTGACAGAAACGATAAGTCGAGAATTTGTGAAGCAGGAAGTGTGCGGGTTTTAGGACGACGACAAATTGAAATGTATTCTCGATTAATCCATACAGTCGATCATGTGGAAGGGGTTTTGCGAGAGGGGTTTGATGCGGTAGATGCTTTTTTGACGCATATGTGGGTAGTTACTGTGACTGGGGCTCCCAAATTGTGGGCCATGAACTTTATTGAAAAACATGAAAAATCTCCCAGACGCTGGTATGCGGGAGCAGTAGGATGGTTTGGTTTTAATGGCAATTTAAATACAGGGCTTGTTTTACGAACCATGCGCATCCAGCAAGGAATTGCCGAAATACGGGTTGGTGCAACGTTACTTTTTGATTCAGAGCCACAAGCTGAGGAACAAGAAACACGATTAAAAGCATCCGCATTTCTGGATATGCTAAAAAAACCTGAGGTTAAAGTAGCATCCCCAGCAGTAGCATCGTTTAATGGTCATGGTAAGAAAGTTCTATTGGTGGATCACCAGGATTCCTTTGTTCATACTTTGGCAAACTATATACGCCAGACAGGGGCTGAAGTAACTACAGTACGCAATGAGTATGTTCTTAATTATTTAGAAGAGGGGCATTTTGATTTAGTGCTTTTATCACCAGGTCCAGGAAGGCCTGATGATTTTAAAGTTGCAAGAACCATTGATGCCGTGCTTAAGAATAAGTTACCTTTATTCGGTGTTTGTTTAGGATTGCAAGGGATTGTTGAGTACTTTGGCGGTAAGCTTGATGTCTTAAGTTATCCTATGCATGGAAAGGCATCTGAGATTGAGGTTAAAAATAATTCAGGTCTTTTCGCTGGATTGGGGTCTTCGTTTATTGCTGGACGATATCATTCCCTTTATGCACGATTAGAGCAAATGCCTGAAGAACTTGATGTAACTGCTGCTACTAAAGATGGGATCGTTATGGCGATCGCTCATCGCTCATTACCTATCCAGGCAGTGCAATTTCATCCTGAGACTATTCTTTCTATGCCTAATCAAGCAGGAATAAAAATAATTAATAATCTAATGGGAATGATCGCTGCCAATGCGCAATAA
- the gatC gene encoding Asp-tRNA(Asn)/Glu-tRNA(Gln) amidotransferase subunit GatC, with protein MDNPGHIYVLFGYLNMKPSTVRLPQLVRDSRKMLIFCFYQLQKKCILKPYEARCGKKMAITQEDLGSIKQLAYLDDEVSEHTKLAEEINAIMDFVEQLKQVDTTGIAPLFHPFDLHQRLRDDEVKEPDCIQQLAAIAPVFEDNLYLVPKVIDSGQ; from the coding sequence GTGGATAATCCAGGACATATCTATGTCTTGTTTGGCTATCTAAATATGAAGCCCTCTACTGTCCGCTTGCCTCAGCTTGTCCGAGACTCCAGGAAAATGCTGATATTTTGCTTTTATCAATTACAAAAAAAATGTATCTTAAAGCCCTATGAAGCTCGTTGTGGAAAAAAAATGGCAATTACCCAAGAAGATTTAGGCTCAATTAAGCAACTTGCCTATTTGGATGATGAAGTTAGTGAGCATACGAAGCTGGCGGAAGAAATTAATGCCATCATGGATTTTGTTGAACAGTTAAAGCAAGTAGATACTACAGGTATTGCTCCCCTTTTCCATCCATTTGATTTGCACCAACGTTTGCGAGATGATGAAGTCAAAGAACCAGATTGCATTCAGCAATTAGCCGCAATAGCGCCAGTTTTTGAAGACAATCTCTATCTCGTACCCAAAGTTATCGATTCCGGACAATAA
- the gatB gene encoding Asp-tRNA(Asn)/Glu-tRNA(Gln) amidotransferase subunit GatB, with product MAWDTVIGLEVHAQLKTKSKLFSATATTFGAPPNSQTSFIDAGLPGVLPVLNKEAVRMAIQFGLAIHAQINNHSYFERKNYFYPDLPKGYQISQYQAPIVSNGYLLIDSGDNPEKKVSIVRAHLEEDAGKSLHDVHTDYSGIDLNRAGTPLLEIVTAPCLFSAQEAIAYLKKLHQLVRFLGICDGNMQEGSFRCDVNISLKPQGTEQLGIRTELKNLNSFRFIEKAIAYEQARHQDLLENGQLIHQETRLYNPDTNTTHPLRSKENENDYRYLPDPDLLPIHIDDTDLKKIRESMPVLPEEIKQIYLKNNLLNQEDIHFILASPANYDFFQAVKASCIADDKMIINWLKGTHAAALNEANLDFEHSPISASSIAVLLNNLSKQTISAKIAKEIFARLWAGETNVDEIITREGYAQGVDKNQLEEIIKRIIQQYPQQTADYRAGKDKLLAFFVGQIMKETKGQAKPGEINHLLKKYLDQ from the coding sequence ATGGCATGGGATACTGTTATAGGTCTTGAAGTTCACGCACAACTAAAAACCAAATCCAAATTATTTTCTGCAACAGCAACAACGTTTGGTGCTCCTCCTAACTCGCAAACCAGTTTTATTGATGCGGGACTGCCAGGAGTTTTGCCTGTCCTTAATAAGGAAGCCGTTCGTATGGCCATTCAATTTGGTCTAGCGATTCATGCTCAAATTAATAATCACTCTTATTTTGAGCGTAAGAATTATTTTTATCCTGACCTGCCTAAGGGTTATCAAATAAGCCAGTATCAGGCCCCTATTGTTTCCAATGGATATCTACTAATTGACTCAGGTGACAATCCAGAAAAAAAAGTCTCCATCGTTAGAGCTCATCTGGAGGAGGATGCAGGCAAATCATTGCATGACGTTCATACAGATTACAGCGGAATCGATTTAAACCGTGCAGGAACACCTCTACTTGAAATTGTCACAGCACCTTGTCTTTTTTCAGCACAAGAGGCTATTGCCTATTTAAAGAAATTACATCAGCTGGTTCGTTTCTTAGGTATTTGTGATGGCAATATGCAAGAAGGCTCTTTTCGTTGTGATGTCAATATTTCACTTAAACCCCAAGGCACTGAACAACTTGGCATCAGAACCGAACTTAAAAATTTAAATTCCTTTCGATTTATTGAAAAAGCAATTGCTTATGAACAAGCACGCCATCAGGATCTATTAGAAAATGGTCAATTAATTCACCAGGAAACAAGACTATACAATCCTGACACCAACACCACACACCCATTACGAAGCAAAGAAAACGAGAATGACTATCGTTACTTACCGGACCCTGATTTATTACCCATTCACATTGATGACACCGATCTAAAGAAGATTAGAGAATCAATGCCTGTTTTACCTGAAGAAATTAAGCAAATTTATTTAAAAAACAATCTACTGAATCAGGAGGACATTCACTTTATATTAGCCTCTCCTGCAAACTATGATTTCTTTCAGGCTGTGAAAGCAAGTTGCATTGCTGATGACAAGATGATCATTAATTGGCTAAAAGGAACGCATGCAGCTGCACTAAATGAAGCCAATCTTGACTTTGAACACTCCCCTATCTCCGCATCATCTATTGCGGTATTGCTTAATAACCTCTCTAAGCAAACCATTTCGGCCAAAATAGCGAAAGAAATTTTTGCGCGTTTATGGGCTGGTGAAACGAATGTGGATGAAATAATAACCAGAGAAGGTTACGCTCAAGGCGTAGATAAAAATCAACTCGAAGAAATAATTAAAAGGATAATTCAACAGTATCCGCAACAAACAGCAGACTATCGAGCAGGTAAAGATAAACTCCTTGCATTCTTTGTCGGCCAAATCATGAAGGAAACTAAAGGACAGGCAAAGCCTGGAGAGATAAATCATTTATTGAAAAAATATCTCGACCAATAA
- the flgM gene encoding flagellar biosynthesis anti-sigma factor FlgM, which produces MSAIESNVMVNSINDSNPYKILDTESRLQRTQPASTKDSHQDESNQVNLSSASQQLTLLKEFILNAPEVDEERIEQIKDELANGRYQINSKQIAANMFRDIELA; this is translated from the coding sequence ATGAGCGCAATTGAGAGCAATGTTATGGTAAATTCAATTAATGACTCTAATCCGTACAAAATACTAGACACTGAGAGTCGACTACAACGCACTCAACCTGCTAGTACTAAAGATTCTCATCAGGATGAGAGTAATCAGGTTAATTTAAGTTCTGCTTCTCAGCAGCTAACCCTACTAAAAGAATTTATTCTAAATGCCCCAGAAGTTGATGAAGAGCGCATCGAACAGATTAAAGACGAACTTGCCAATGGTCGTTATCAAATCAATAGCAAGCAAATTGCCGCTAACATGTTTCGCGACATTGAGCTAGCGTAA
- a CDS encoding flagella synthesis protein FlgN, translated as MTDAKPATLIHILEQEINFIEKLITLLTEEKNALIARQFEMLESFATQKQELSNQLEQTTKQRVDLLGLDLQTKPAKKALEDFLMHCSIQETEKINSLNKILAEKLILCRELNTVNGQVITSNINTRQEIINALTGQSAESTASIYTATGNLKISNDPNSHQKA; from the coding sequence ATGACCGATGCCAAACCAGCGACTCTAATCCACATTTTAGAGCAAGAAATAAATTTTATTGAAAAACTGATTACCCTGCTTACTGAAGAAAAAAATGCGTTGATAGCACGTCAATTTGAAATGCTTGAATCCTTCGCGACTCAAAAACAAGAACTGTCTAATCAGCTGGAACAAACGACAAAACAGCGAGTAGATTTATTAGGACTAGACTTGCAAACGAAGCCTGCCAAGAAGGCATTGGAGGATTTTTTAATGCATTGTTCTATTCAAGAAACTGAGAAGATCAACAGTTTAAACAAAATACTAGCTGAAAAATTGATTCTTTGCCGAGAGTTAAATACGGTTAATGGACAAGTAATCACTAGTAATATTAATACCCGTCAGGAAATTATTAATGCGCTTACAGGACAATCGGCAGAGAGTACAGCTAGTATTTACACAGCAACTGGCAACTTAAAAATATCGAATGATCCGAACAGCCACCAAAAAGCATAA
- the flgA gene encoding flagellar basal body P-ring formation chaperone FlgA, with protein MLGFLLFFTNHVLRAQDIAQSLDLLKEKIENHVLASLATQKNSKIRVEVDKIDSRLKLKPCQDNHLEVFNPYQIPLIRVNTMGIKCQEPENRWTLFVPIKITVQKPVLVAKHPLNKGSLINEEDLEIQEIDISQLKQGYFDKTETVVNQACKTNIAQGSVITPQLLQAESLVHKGEQVAIQAITDNFSVSMEGIAMNEGAAGDVIRVKNLSSKKIIEAQVSARGQVRVSL; from the coding sequence ATGCTAGGTTTTTTACTTTTTTTTACAAACCATGTTTTGCGTGCACAAGACATTGCTCAATCACTTGATCTACTTAAAGAAAAAATTGAAAATCATGTGCTTGCCTCTTTAGCAACCCAAAAAAATAGTAAAATCAGGGTAGAAGTCGACAAAATTGATTCAAGATTGAAATTAAAACCTTGTCAGGACAATCATCTTGAAGTGTTTAATCCTTACCAGATCCCCCTAATACGGGTCAATACCATGGGTATTAAATGTCAAGAGCCAGAAAATAGATGGACATTATTCGTACCTATAAAAATTACTGTTCAAAAACCTGTGCTAGTCGCAAAACATCCTCTCAATAAAGGATCACTAATTAATGAGGAGGATTTGGAAATTCAAGAAATAGATATTAGTCAATTAAAACAAGGCTATTTTGATAAAACTGAAACCGTTGTAAATCAAGCCTGTAAAACAAATATTGCTCAAGGTAGCGTCATTACTCCCCAACTTTTACAAGCAGAATCCTTAGTCCATAAAGGAGAACAAGTCGCTATTCAAGCGATAACTGACAACTTTAGTGTAAGTATGGAAGGCATTGCCATGAATGAGGGTGCTGCAGGTGATGTTATTCGCGTCAAAAATCTTTCCTCCAAGAAGATTATTGAAGCGCAAGTTAGTGCTAGAGGACAAGTTAGAGTTTCTCTTTAA